The Brachyhypopomus gauderio isolate BG-103 chromosome 17, BGAUD_0.2, whole genome shotgun sequence genome includes a window with the following:
- the col12a1a gene encoding collagen alpha-1(XII) chain isoform X4, whose amino-acid sequence MKIRLYLATAALLTALLTAVDAQDVMCRTTAQADIVLLVDGSWSIGRLNFKTIRAFIARMVGVFDIGPDRVQIGLAQYSGDPKTEWHLNAHRTRESLLEAVANLPYKGGNTLTGLALNYILQNNFKANVGMRPNSRKIGVLVTDGKSQDDIIVNSQNLRDQGIELYAIGVKNADENELRSIASDPDEIHMYNVADFSFLLDIVNDLTDNLCKSVKGSGGGPDPPTDLVTSEVTHYSFRATWIGPDGPVEKYRVEYTPVDGGQAQQLFVDGTVTTVMLEGLDPLTEYAVNVYSVVGEDSSEPLRGTETTLPLNAVRNMSIYKVGSTTMKVRWNEAEGATGYLLLYSAVNATESSTEQEMRVKAKVTDVQLKNLFPNTAYSISIYALHGDSASDPLADQGVTLPLPPAGELRITDVTHSTMLLNWDEAPGLVRKYIITYKPEDGEAKELEVDGDVTTKGLDNLKSQTEYDVAVTPVYDAGTGNPMINQAITDVVPAPQNLRFSEVTQTSFRAHWEHGAPDVALYRIGWKMSGDNNWAYDILNNDDTTHVLEDLEPDTLYDVSVTAIYPDESESEDLLGSQRTLSKIITPPPSGPPQNLQVYNATTTSLTVKWDHAPGRVLNYRITYVPTTGGRPQSTQIGGKKNTITLQKLTPDTPYHITVAAIYANGDAKDISGQGKTLPLGGVRSLQVTDPTTSTLNVQWEPAEGSVRQYRIYYHPAPGGPEDMAQVSGNTFNTVLKNLQSDTVYAVSVVPVYAAGEGKRMTENGKTLVRSPARNVKVYNPTTNTLNVRWEPAAGAVQQYRVAYAPLTGTRPPQSILVPGNTHNALLEQLIPDTEYSVGVIPIYADGEGSSANDNGKTLPRSGPRNMRVYDPSTSTLTVSWEPAAGPVQQYRIGYAPTTGDPIEEFTSVPGNRNNIILQNLEPDTPYRINVVAVYGDGPGGELSGDGHTLGLLGPRNLRVSDEWYTRFRVSWDPAPARVNGYKLAYAQEGTDSFTEVFVGDVVTHNLHNLQPGTTYDVKVYAQYDAGTSGPLVGQGTTLYLNVTDLTTYNVGYDSFCLKWTPHRAATSYRLKVNPFNPSNRGAQEVTITAAENQYCFDGLDSDALYNATVFTQTPNLEGPGVSAKERTLVKPTAPPTEPPTPPPPPTIPAALEVCKGAKADLVFLIDGSWSIGDDSFGKVLQFVFSMIGAFDVVSHEGMQVSFVQYSDDAKTEFKLNTYHDKGMALSAVQMVNYRGGNTKTGAALKHVGEKVFTSDAGMRRNVPKVLVVVTDGRSQDEVKKSASALQHSGYSVFVVGVADVDTAELRNIGSKPSERHVFIVDDYDAFVKIQDNLITFICETATSTCPLIYLDGFTSPGFRMLEAFNITDKTYAGMNGVSMETGSFNSFIAYRIHKDAFISQPTKELHPDGLPRAYTLILLFRLLPDTPKDAFDLWQIADGNNNPEVGLTLDPSSKVITFYNKDSRGELQKVSFDNDKVKRIFHGSFHKLHISISPKSVKLNIDCQEVAEKQIKEAGNISTAGYEVLGKMAKSGGARRQSATFQLQMFDIVCSLGWMSRDKCCDLPATRDEAKCPSLPHSCTCTQDSVGPPGPAGPPGGPGTKGPRGDRGDPGPGGSMGPRGEQGPPGQMGPPGPQGPNGLSLPGEPGRPGPKGDSGDSGLPGQRGPPGVTGPLGPVGPSGARGPPGPEGPSGPRGPPGQMGSPGAPGMPGITGKPGKTGDPGFPGAAGVKGEKGERGDTASQNMMRSIARQVCEQLVNRQMSRVDMMLNQIPSGYRSNSPGPVGPPGLPGEQGPRGEPGQAGRSGFPGSPGLPGTQGERGLPGEKGERGSPGVSTRGQRGPPGPPGPPGVSQTGPPGPTGSSGPTGPPGRHGSPGIRGPPGPPGYCDSSQCVGIPYNGQGYGGQYPPQPDPYVVAIPEEASEDTVTEIQSPGLRYQRGKRSLSRQKTERIET is encoded by the exons ATGTCATGTGCAGAACCACTGCCCAGGCCGACATAGTCCTGCTGGTTGATGGCTCCTGGAGTATCGGGCGACTGAACTTCAAGACCATTCGGGCATTCATTGCTCGCATGGTTGGCGTTTTTGACATCGGCCCAGACCGCGTCCAGATCG GTCTGGCCCAGTACAGTGGAGACCCAAAGACTGAATGGCATTTGAATGCACACAGAACCAGAGAATCACTGCTGGAGGCCGTGGCTAATCTGCCATATAAAGGAGGAAACACACTGACTG GCCTTGCTTTGAATTACATCCTACAAAACAATTTCAAAGCTAATGTGGGAATGCGTCCAAATTCCCGTAAAATTGGTGTCCTCGTCACTGATGGCAAATCACAGGATGACATTATTGTGAACTCCCAGAATCTGCGTGACCAGGGCATCGAACTCTATGCTATAG GTGTGAAGAACGCTGATGAGAACGAGCTGCGTTCCATCGCCTCCGATCCCGACGAGATCCACATGTACAACGTGGCAGACTTCTCGTTCCTGCTGGACATTGTTAACGATCtaacagacaacctctgcaagAGCGTCAAAGGCTCAG GAGGAGGACCAGATCCACCTACTGACCTCGTGACCTCTGAGGTGACCCACTACTCTTTCCGCGCCACTTGGATTGGCCCTGACGGCCCTGTCGAGAAGTATCGCGTCGAGTACACACCAGTTGATGGAGGCCAAGCTCAGCAG TTGTTTGTGGACGGAACAGTGACCACTGTGATGCTGGAAGGTCTGGACCCACTGACGGAGTACGCAGTAAACGTCTACTCCGTAGTGGGAGAGGACAGCAGTGAGCCCCTCAGAGGAACCGAGACCACAC TGCCTCTGAACGCTGTGAGGAACATGTCCATCTACAAAGTGGGCTCCACCACCATGAAGGTGCGATGGAATGAAGCCGAGGGGGCCACGGGCTACCTGCTGCTTTACAGTGCTGTAAACGCCACAGAGTCCTCCACCGAGCAAGAG ATGCGTGTGAAAGCCAAGGTCACAGATGTCCAGCTGAAGAATCTCTTTCCCAACACCGCCTACAGCATCAGCATCTACGCCCTGCACGGCGATTCAGCCAGCGACCCTCTGGCTGACCAAGGGGTGACCC TgccgctgccccctgctggtgagcTGAGGATAACGGATGTCACCCACAGCACCATGCTGCTGAACTGGGACGAAGCACCAGGCCTTGTGCGCAAATACATCATTACGTACAAACCTGAGGATGGAGAAGCTAAAGAG CTTGAAGTGGATGGAGATGTGACAACAAAAGGCCTGGATAACCTCAAGTCCCAGACTGAATACGACGTAGCTGTTACTCCAGTCTATGACGCAGGAACTGGCAACCCCATGATTAACCAAGCCATCACAG ATGTTGTCCCAGCTCCACAGAACCTGAGGTTCTCCGAGGTGACACAGACCAGTTTCCGGGCCCACTGGGAGCACGGGGCCCCTGACGTCGCCCTCTACCGCATCGGCTGGAAAATGTCCGGGGATAACAACTGGGCATAT GATATCCTGAACAACGATGATACCACTCACGTCTTGGAGGATCTAGAACCAGACACCCTGTATGATGTGTCCGTCACTGCTATTTATCCTGACGAATCAGAGAGCGAGGATCTTCTGGGAAGTCAACGCACAT TATCCAAGATAATCACACCTC CTCCAAGCGGTCCCCCTCAGAACCTGCAGGTGTATAACGCTACCACCACCTCACTCACAGTGAAATGGGATCACGCTCCCGGCCGTGTGCTGAATTACAGGATCACATACGTACCTACAACTGGTGGCAGGCCTCAGTCG ACTCAGATTGGTGGAAAGAAGAACACAATTACCCTGCAGAAGCTGACTCCTGACACGCCCTACCACATTACTGTGGCAGCCATATACGCAAATGGAGATGCCAAGGACATATCTGGGCAGGGAAAGACAT TGCCCCTTGGAGGAGTACGAAGCCTACAGGTCACTGACCCCACCACCAGCACTCTGAATGTCCAATGGGAGCCGGCGGAAGGCAGCGTGCGCCAGTACAGGATCTACTACCACCCGGCACCAGGAGGCCCAGAAGACATG GCTCAAGTCTCTGGGAACACCTTCAACACCGTGTTGAAGAATCTCCAGTCAGACACTGTGTATGCCGTATCGGTGGTGCCTGTGTATGCAGCCGGAGAGGGCAAACGCATGACTGAGAATGGAAAAACAT tggTGCGCTCCCCTGCCAGGAACGTCAAGGTGTACAACCCCACCACCAACACTCTGAACGTGCGCTGGGAGCCCGCAGCAGGAGCCGTGCAGCAGTACCGGGTCGCCTATGCCCCGCTCACCGGAACCCGCCCCCCCCAGTCG ATTCTTGTTCCAGGAAACACCCACAATGCCCTACTGGAGCAGCTAATCCCAGACACAGAGTATTCAGTCGGGGTGATTCCCATCTATGCTGATGGAGAAGGCTCTTCTGCAAACGACAATGGCAAAACGC TACCGCGCAGTGGCCCCAGGAATATGCGTGTGTATGACCCCAGCACGAGCACTCTGACCGTCAGCTGGGAGCCGGCCGCCGGGCCCGTGCAGCAGTACCGCATCGGCTATGCGCCCACCACAGGAGATCCCATCGAGGAGTTC ACAAGTGTTCCTGGCAACAGAAACAACATCATCCTGCAGAACCTAGAGCCAGACACGCCTTACAGGATCAACGTGGTGGCTGTTTATGGAGACGGGCCCGGAGGAGAGCTTTCTGGAGATGGGCACACAT TGGGGCTCCTGGGGCCACGTAACCTGCGTGTGTCCGATGAGTGGTACACTCGTTTCCGTGTGTCTTGGGACCCCGCACCTGCGAGGGTCAATGGCTACAAGCTAGCCTACGCACAAGAAG GTACTGATAGCTTCACAGAAGTGTTCGTGGGAGATGTGGTCACACACAATCTGCACAACCTCCAGCCTGGCACCACATATGATGTGAAGGTCTATGCCCAGTACGACGCAGGCACAAGTGGACCTCTTGTTGGCCAAGGAACTACCT TGTACTTGAATGTGACCGACCTCACAACGTACAACGTTGGTTATGACTCCTTCTGCCTTAAGTGGACTCCGCATCGAGCTGCTACCTCTTACAGACTTAAAGTCAACCCTTTTAACC CTTCTAACCGTGGCGCACAGGAGGTCACCATCACCGCTGCGGAGAACCAGTACTGTTTTGACGGTCTCGACTCTGATGCGCTGTACAATGCCACTGTATTCACTCAGACTCCCAACCTGGAGGGACCTGGGGTCAGTGCTAAAGAGCGCACAT TGGTGAAGCCCACTGCCCCCCCTACAGAaccaccaacacctcccccacctcctacGATCCCTGCTGCCCTCGAGG TTTGCAAGGGTGCTAAAGCTGACCTGGTGTTCCTCATCGACGGCTCGTGGAGCATTGGTGATGACAGCTTCGGAAAAGTGCTCCAGTTCGTGTTCAGCATGATCGGGGCTTTCGATGTCGTCAGTCACGAGGGCATGCAG GTGTCGTTCGTGCAGTACAGCGACGATGCCAAGACTGAGTTCAAGTTGAACACGTACCACGATAAGGGAATGGCGTTGTCCGCCGTGCAAATGGTCAACTACAGAGGAGGAAACACTAAAACAG GAGCTGCTCTGAAGCATGTTGGAGAGAAGGTATTCACGTCGGACGCCGGGATGAGGAGAAATGTTCCGAAGGTTCTGGTCGTCGTGACGGACGGGCGCTCTCAAGATGAAGTTAAGAAAAGTGCATCTGCACTGCAGCATTCAG GATACAGTGTGTTTGTCGTGGGCGTGGCCGATGTGGACACAGCAGAGCTGAGGAACATCGGGAGCAAGCCTAGCGAAAGGCACGTCTTTATCGTCGACGACTACGATGCGTTCGTGAAGATACAAGACAACCTCATTACGTTCATCTGCGAAACGGCAACATCAA CATGTCCTTTGATTTACCTGGATGGATTCACATCACCAG GCTTCAGGATGCTTGAGGCCTTTAACATCACTGACAAAACATATGCTGGAATGAATGGGGTCTCAATGGAAACGGGCTCCTTCAACAGTTTCATTGCCTACCGAATTCATAAGGATGCATTCATCTCTCAGCCCACTAA GGAACTCCATCCAGACGGACTACCTCGAGCCTACACCCTCATTCTGCTCTTCCGGCTTCTCCCCGACACCCCCAAAGATGCTTTCGACCTCTGGCAGATTGCTGATGGCAATAATAACCCTGAAGTTGGACTTACTCTTGACC CTTCCAGCAAAGTAATCACATTCTACAACAAGGACAGCAGAGGAGAACTCCAAAAAGTGTCCTTTGATAATGACAAAGTCAAGAGGATCTTTCACGGAAGCTTCCACAAG CTTCATATCTCCATTTCACCGAAAAGCGTCAAGCTGAACATCGACTGCCAAGAGGTGGCAGAGAAGCAGATCAAGGAGGCCGGCAACATCTCCACGGCTGGCTACGAAGTGCTTGGTAAAATGGCGAAATCTGGTGGAGCCAGGAGGCAGTCGGCTACG TTCCAGCTCCAGATGTTTGATATTGTCTGCAGCCTGGGATGGATGAGTCGAGACAAATGCTGTGACCTTCCAGCGACG AGAGATGAAGCCAAGTgcccctctcttcctcactcctGCACATGCACTCAGGACAGCGTGGGCCCCCCAGGGCCCGCCGGGCCTCCG GGTGGCCCTGGAACGAAAGGCCCACGTGGTGATAGGGGTGATCCTGGCCCTGGA GGTTCAATGGGCCCACGTGGAGAGCAAGGTCCCCCGGGCCAGATGGGACCACCAGGTCCACAAGGGCCCAACGGACTGTCTCTTCCTGGAGAACCG GGACGGCCTGGACCAAAGGGAGATTCTGGTGACTCAGGACTACCTGGTCAGAGA GGCCCTCCTGGTGTGACTGGGCCTCTCGGACCCGTTGGGCCATCTGGAGCAAGG GGGCCACCAGGACCAGAAGGCCCGTCTGGACCAAGAGGCCCACCAGGACAAATG GGAAGCCCGGGAGCGCCCGGCATGCCAGGAATCACCGGAAAACCTGGCAAGACTGGTGATCCAGGATTCCCA GGAGCTGCTGGTGTGAAAGgagaaaagggagagagg GGTGATACTGCCTCACAAAACATGATGCGATCCATTGCAAGACAAGTCTGTGAGCAGCTAGTTAACA GACAAATGAGCAGAGTTGACATGATGCTGAACCAGATTCCCAGTGGCTACCGCTCTAATAGTCCAGGTCCTGTTGGACCTCCAGGGCTTCCTGGTGAACAGGGCCCTCGTGGAGAACCAGGACAGGCTGGACGCAGTGGTTTCCCTGGGAGCCCTGGTTTACCAGGGACTCAAGGCGAAAGAG GGCTGCCAGGAGAGAagggtgagagaggcagtccaGGCGTGAGCACGCGGGGACAGAGAGGACCACCCGGACCACCCG GACCACCAGGCGTGTCCCAGACCGGCCCCCCAGGTCCAACAGGCTCATCCGGGCCCACCGGACCACCAGGACGCCATGGATCTCCAGGAATCCGAGGACCACCTGGACCCCCTGGTTACTGTGATTCCTCTCAGTGTGTAGGAATCCCGTACAACGGACAGGGATACGGAG GCCAATACCCACCTCAGCCCGATCCCTATGTTGTGGCAATTCCCGAGGAAGCGTCAGAAGATACTGTGACAGAGATACAGTCCCCCGGTTTACGATACCAGCGTGGAAAGAGATCACTATCAAGACAGAAAACTGAAAGGATAGAAACATAA